A stretch of DNA from Xyrauchen texanus isolate HMW12.3.18 chromosome 31, RBS_HiC_50CHRs, whole genome shotgun sequence:
CCTCTTCATGCTACCACGGCAACCAGATCAGAGAACGTACGGTAAGCGTGTTATAGTTAAAAACGATCACGATCATGCAAATGTGAGGGCACGGGATGAGTGCGGTACCTCGTTAGTTTTGGGTTTGGCGCTGATGGCGACGGGAGGCGTTTTCGGTCTGATGCTCTCTGTAAAGCAGAAAAACCCCAATGATTATTCCTTTAtctggccaatccgtaaacatcaAACATATCCATGGATGTATATTGGCCCAAAGTCTGTGATCCGCACCTGGGACGTTCTCGTTCAGTGGAGTCGCTCCATTATTTACCTCTTCTCTCTTATCAGCGGCCTGCTGTTGAGCGGCGAGAGCGGTGAGCTGCGCCGACTGCTTTATCAGAGACATGCGGTAGAAATAATTCCTCCAGAACACGTCCTCCTTCACCCTGATAGAGGACCAGACAGAGGGATGAAAGTGGATTAAAGCTTTGACTAACATTACGTGACACTGATATCAGGACACAAGCTGGACAATAAATATAACAGGCTCATATAAATAATCTAATGACGAATGTAAAATCTAGGTCCCAAAGCAAAACCAGTCAAAACCACCACTGCACTCACTGTTTTGGCACGAGGTCAAAGCGCATCCTGTTGAGTAATTCATCTTCCTGTAGCATCACCAGGGCAACAGGATACATTTGATCGAAGTCGAAATGAAACTGAACGCCAGCTGGAGGGTCGCGCAGAAAGTTCCGCTTATCCTGATCGATTAACAGAGAAAAGGACATGGGTTTGTGTTATGTAAATGACATTGGGTTTGACTGTAAAGAAGCCGTGAACGAGCGCAGCTGAAACTCACAGCAGATAAAGCTAGAATCTGCTGTTGAATGGTTTCCTCCTCGTTGTACCCGACCCAAGGCGGCACCGCTGCGTCTGCAGACAAAAGACTGATGCTTGCGTTTGTGGCAAATACATTGAAATGTCATTTCAAGTTACTTGAGAGACTAAGAAACACTTCAAGGAAAGTTTCAGGTTTCCAATGATACAACAATTTTAATGGTTTTAAGATCAATGACATGTACCTGTTTTCTTTGCATTCTGGTCTTGGACAAATTTTTCTTGCTCTTTCTGGAAATCTCCTAAAATGGTCTGAAAGATAAAGGTGAGATTAAACCAAAGAGCGCAATTCACAGAACAGCATTTTTTATCCATGTCTGGTTCGAGGCACCTTGTCAATGATGCCGTCGATGTTGCTCTCCTCTACGGTCTTCTTGATGGTTAGTGCTGTCTCGGACACAGACTCAGAGATCTTCTTAGTCGCGTTACTCGCAAAGTTCAGAATGAAGCCTGACCAAAGAgcatgaaacataaacaaaacatgaaaacaaatgGGAGTACCAaattcatgtaccatggtatttacatggtgctccaAGGGATGAAATATACCATGTTACTACCCTAGTACATCTTTAAAAAACACATGGGAATatcatggtaaatgtccaaaacttggtaataccatggtagaTCTCCAGATAAACATGGGATCGTCATTGTATAggtcaaaaaacatggtaataccattgtagaTGTCTGGATAAACATGGGATCTTCATTGCACATGTCAAAACACATAGTAATAGCATGGCATATTTTAACATCAATACTTCTCAACACATCTGTATCTCACCGCTGAGTCCTTTGGCTTGCTCTAGGATCTCATTTGTTTGTTCTGTCCTGTCTGTGTTTATGTCTCTCTCTTCTTCTATTTCCGGTTTATCCGTTTTCTCTTGATTGACGGGCTCCGCGCTCAGCCACGTGCTCCAGCTCTTAAACATACTGCCCGCgcgctgtctgtctgtgtttctgcGCTGAATTTAATGACTCTGAGAATTTAAACGGAATTATTTCACTTCATGTTTGACATCCGCACTGGGCCACATCAACAACACCAGCTGATCTCTTCTACGGTCATCATACTGGAGGTGCTGCGGCTCAACAGCGACACCTGCAGCAGCGGAGGAGACGAGAAAGATCGACTAGCGGTAACCAAAAATCCTGTCAATATtattaacagaaaatgattaTTGATGCTGCCTCTTTTATTCAGAAATTTCCAacctgttgaaatattttggatgtCTTCAATTATATTTAAAGGTGCTTTGAGTGATTTTTATTTCCACATCTCATTtgctatctttggagggcggggttttggaaagagggggcgtggatAATTAAACGGCTCAGTCTCGTGAAAGTAGAAcggctgaaatcgcttacagcaactttaatctcagtaactgccccgTCATTGGAGAGACTGTTTAGCAGAGATgacacttctattcaaatgaatgggagaaattagaccGCCCAACCAAGGAGATCTAGcgcccaacggatgtagaaaggaagtcccgccttacaggttaacgagccaatcaccttttagatacagacattgcctgtcaatcaactttagaacgcgcatgcgcattagctatacaaaccGGGAGTAATGAGTCACAATTTATGTTACCAgcgttgtcatactttactgcaGATTTGACACATgtactttgatcgtaatcttgaccaaacatTCTTCAGATtttggtgttcccccattcaagtaaatacgagctgcactttcatgactggaaatagcctcctgagagagttccaaaaatggccgacagtggactgacttgctagagagacTCTGGCACACCTTTAAGCCAATCAGAATATTttctaaaatcacttacaacacCTTTAATAATCAATTGCAGTATTTCCTTTAAAAATGGCCCCATTTCTGTTTTGGCTTCCAATCTTTTGTAATACTatttttatattatcattatatatatatatatatatatatatatatatatatatttatagtaattttttattattattttgtaatatttatggAAGATCATTTATTCTTGAAATAATTCATTATAGAGCTACATATAACATTACAAAATGCTTTTATAACTGTAGAATTGTATATAAAAACAGTACAGAGGAGAaagctttaaaaaagaaatacagaatttattttctttgtatacCTCTTGCAATTTATGTTCATTGTGCAAATGTACATAATAGACATTTTGTTTgataaaatataaacttttatgCATAAATTTTACTTGAGCTGGCACGGACCTAAACATACATTTTCTCTCATCTTCAAAAGAATAGGAGGAGTATACAGAAACTCAATATGACACTTTATGGATGTGAAATAAGGAAACCTATAGACACGATTTTGCTAAATGCATTTATTGCAAATTTATTACGTTTCACTTATTTCaattgtataatttatttaaGCAAAGAACAACAAGGaaagat
This window harbors:
- the LOC127625025 gene encoding synapse-associated protein 1-like; the encoded protein is MFKSWSTWLSAEPVNQEKTDKPEIEEERDINTDRTEQTNEILEQAKGLSGFILNFASNATKKISESVSETALTIKKTVEESNIDGIIDKTILGDFQKEQEKFVQDQNAKKTDAAVPPWVGYNEEETIQQQILALSADKRNFLRDPPAGVQFHFDFDQMYPVALVMLQEDELLNRMRFDLVPKQVKEDVFWRNYFYRMSLIKQSAQLTALAAQQQAADKREEVNNGATPLNENVPESIRPKTPPVAISAKPKTNEHEEEEISTSPGVSEFVSDAFDACDINQEDLRKEMEQLVLDKKCSPQDEETADWEKELQQELQEYEVVVDPENRGDNWDREIMEMLQADS